A stretch of the Arachis stenosperma cultivar V10309 chromosome 6, arast.V10309.gnm1.PFL2, whole genome shotgun sequence genome encodes the following:
- the LOC130933783 gene encoding protein MAIN-LIKE 1-like, whose amino-acid sequence MRRQQGMRLDERYVPYLQMAGLYHLTRLNDRWFRIDEPLLSAFMERWSPETHTFHMPFGECTITLQDVAYQLGLAVDGRYVSGYLTDFHIYIEGGRPAWAWFEELLGVIPPPSQVQKFAVNSSWFQETFEECPEGADEDTVRRYARAYIMMLLGTQLFADKSGNRIHIRWLPYVARLEEMGSYSWGSAALAWLYRCMCRVANRHVVKWSGYNPSVSEKGPRVQMWRLQIDMLQPTDFIWMPYSSPEVLHVVHPEALEPRHTTLWRSVTSLIYFAVIEWHQIGRVLPQFGGSSPDRIPP is encoded by the exons ATGCGGCGGCAACAGGGCATGCGACTCGATGAGCGGTATGTGCCGTACTTGCAGATGGCGGGGTTATACCATCTAACGAGGCTAAACGATAGATGGTTCCGGATAGATGAGCCCCTTCTCAGTGCCTTCATGGAGCGGTGGAGTCCTGAGACGCACACTTTCCATATGCCATTCGGAGAGTGCACGATCACGCTTCAGGACGTGGCGTACCAGTTGGGGTTGGCAGTGGACGGCCGTTATGTCAGCGGTTACCTTACggattttcatatatatatcgAGGGTGGACGTCCTGCTTGGGCGTGGTTCGAGGAGTTGCTTGGAGTGATTCCTCCTCCGAGCCAGGTTCAGAAGTTCGCAGTAAACAGCAGCTGGTTCCAGGAAACATTTGAAGAGTGCCCCGAGGGAGCCGATGAGGACACCGTCCGGCGCTATGCTCGTGCCTATATCATGATGTTGTTGGGAACTCAGCTGTTTGCCGACAAGTCCGGAAACCGCATTCACATCAGATGGCTGCCGTACGTAGCTAGGCTTGAGGAGATGGGTTCCTATAGTTGGGGGTCTGCAGCATTGGCATGGTTGTACCGATGCATGTGCCGAGTGGCGAACCGACATGTGGTGAA GTGGTCAGGTTACAACCCTTCCGTTAGTGAGAAGGGTCCTAGGGTGCAGATGTGGAGACTGCAGATAGACATGTTACAGCCCACGGAT TTTATCTGGATGCCGTATAGCTCTCCCGAGGTACTGCATGTTGTGCATCCGGAGGCGTTGGAGCCTCGACACACGACGTTGTGGCGATCTGTGACGTCACTGATATACTTTGCCGTCATAGAGTGGCATCAGATAGGTAGGGTTCTACCACAGTTCGGCGGTTCCAGCCCCGACCGCATCCCGCCCTGA